One genomic segment of Streptomyces niveus includes these proteins:
- a CDS encoding DUF5819 family protein yields MDSYDAKGENPAPEPGPPAGPPRGIAGLSFPYQVVAAVALAVVGLLAVGHVAMVFLHVAPDNTVSKEYGEEVGDWVFPEFEQNWKLFAPNPLQQNIAVEARAEVDRTDGSRGTTGWINLTEEDARAIRGNLLPSHVDQNELRRGWDFYVDSHDEKARPNGLRGQLSESYIRRIVMLRLEAHDLGGPVERVQLRSVTRAVAAPPWSDEKINTKPGYRVFPWWTVTSDDLPEGVRNEGVRNEGVRNEGAVNGARDEGRTEAHR; encoded by the coding sequence ATGGATTCGTACGACGCCAAGGGTGAGAACCCGGCACCAGAACCGGGTCCACCAGCGGGTCCACCCAGAGGGATAGCCGGGCTCTCCTTCCCGTACCAAGTGGTCGCCGCCGTCGCCCTCGCGGTCGTCGGACTGCTCGCCGTGGGCCATGTGGCCATGGTGTTCCTGCACGTCGCGCCCGACAACACGGTCTCCAAGGAGTACGGCGAGGAAGTGGGCGACTGGGTGTTTCCGGAGTTCGAGCAGAACTGGAAACTCTTCGCGCCCAACCCCCTCCAGCAGAACATCGCCGTCGAGGCCCGCGCCGAGGTGGACCGGACGGACGGATCGCGCGGTACGACCGGCTGGATCAACCTCACCGAAGAGGACGCCAGGGCGATCCGCGGCAACCTCCTCCCCAGCCATGTCGACCAGAACGAGCTTCGCCGGGGCTGGGACTTCTACGTCGACTCCCACGACGAGAAGGCGCGCCCCAACGGTCTGCGCGGGCAGCTCTCCGAGAGCTACATACGCCGGATAGTGATGCTGCGGCTGGAGGCGCACGATCTCGGCGGTCCGGTCGAGCGCGTCCAGCTCAGGTCCGTCACACGGGCGGTCGCGGCGCCCCCGTGGAGTGACGAGAAGATCAACACGAAGCCCGGTTACCGGGTCTTCCCCTGGTGGACCGTGACCTCGGACGATCTGCCCGAAGGCGTCCGTAACGAAGGCGTCCGTAACGAAGGCGTCCGTAACGAGGGCGCGGTCAACGGCGCGCGCGACGAAGGCCGTACGGAGGCCCACCGATGA